Within Sorangiineae bacterium MSr11367, the genomic segment TCGGCGTCTTCGAGACCGACCGAGTCAAGCGTACATGGGACTTCATCTGGGCGGGCGCCGCCCGGCCTTGTTGGTGTTGTTTCCACTCGCCGTGATGGCGGATTCGCGCGAGCTCGATGGCATTCCGGAGAGCACACTGGGAACCTGCGCCGCCGTCGCCCGCGCGGAGGTGCTTCTCGAGCGCGATGCCGCGCAAGAGGAGAGCGGCATCGCGTGGAACAACCACGCCCTCGAGATCGGCATCAACGTGGCGCTCGGGGTGATCATGGGATATGTCCTCGACGATTGGGTCGACAATTCCATTTCAGCCGGCATTGCCATCGGCATGGGCGAAACGCAAATCCTGACGCAGCCCGTGGGCGCCATTCGCGCGCGCAAACGCTATTTCGCCGGTGACCTGAGCTCCGCCCAAGATGCGCGCGAATCCGTCCGTTGGACGCTCACGCCGCTCACCTGGCCCCACGCGAGTGGCATCGTCATCGGCGCCCGCTTCTAATTTCGCATTTCAAATGGTGTTACCGTCGTAGAGCTTCTTGCCCGAGAACGGCGCGGCCCTAACCCCATTCACTCAAGCCCAAACTTGCGCGAGGGCCTCGGGAGCATAGTGTGCGGCCAAATCGGTCCGCGTTTCCCGCGACCGCGAATGTTGCATAAACTGCCAGGAGCTCACGGAGGGCGTCCTGAACATGGCCGGAGACGCGCCGAAGCGTTATATTCCGAATCCGGAAAAATAGCCGGTGGAAGTATGCGTGCGCTCGATCCGACGGGGCGCCGGCACACGGTGATGCTGTTCTACTTCCGATGATTCGAAAGTCGAATGGGGCGCGCGACCCGGCGGCGGGCGATGGGTGGACGGCCACGACGACTGAGAAGCTCGCATGCTGGGCAGCCACTGCCTGCGCTGGTGCGATGGCCTTTGCCAGGAACCCCGTGTCACGTCGGCGGGAGTGAGCGAGCCGTTCTTTCGCGGATGCCATTCTGCTGCAATGCTGGGACAGCAGGCGGCGACTCCGAAGAACCCATTTTTGCAGAATGCGCTTATGAGGAAGACGTGCCCTTCGCGCACCTTGGGCTCGACATCATGCGGGCCAACAAATCCACTCGCTCGTGACGCTCCGACCCGAAATGCGCATGCTGCAATGCAACCGTCGCCTTCGGGCCGGAACTCGTCACCCTTGTTTCGATTTAGGCGAAATCTTTCATCCGCACGCAAAATCGGCGTTATTATACGCGTTATCGCACCCACATTTCCCGCAGATACCTTTGCAAATCGAATAGGCGAGCGGGCGGCCCCGACTCGCGCAGTATTGCCTAGCGGCGGCCACGAGTTGGTCGCAGCAAACACACTTGGCCGCGGGTTCGGCTGAGATTTTCCCGCTGATTCCGTCCCCGGGGTTGAGCGATACTTCAATGTCTCTGCTCTGCAACGCTGTTTGGTTCGGCATGGCCGCGCATGTCGTCCCCACCGGCGTATCCTGAAGGTCCTGCGCCGAGTCCGTACTGGCGGAGGGCTCTTCCGCTCCGCTGCATCCGGCCAAAACACCGAAAAGCACGAATGCGCAACTAGCCAGCCACAAGCCGATCTTCTTTTTTTGCATTTGGCTCTTCTCCATGCACGTGGATTGGATGTTGGAACGCACGAGAGCCCTATCCGGAAACCGGAAACACGCTTGCTTCTCGGCCGTCAGCGCGAATTCGCTCCCGAATGGAGGAACACTCGTTTTAGCGTCCATGACTATTACGCAGCTTCTGCGTCCGCTACTTGGCGAGCCGAAGGAATTTTTCACCGTACCGGTTGTGCCACGCCGCGATGCCATGGAGATGATTCGTATTATTCTATTTGATCACGACACCGCTTGAAGGACGCCGCTCGCACCTGGTCGGAAAGGCACGCACCCCAGCGCAATCCGCTCGGTGTTGATATCTGCCTTGCGCGGTGTGATTCGGACTTCCTCCGTAGTTGGGTGGCGCCGTCGAACCTGGCCGCGTCACGATGGACCACACACGAAGCATGGAGTTTCAAATTGGGATTCGCTTTGGTCCGCGTCGCTCGCGGAGCTCAAACACGCCGCGGCTATCGACGGAGCACAGCGTGCCGAGCTGGCGGCAAGCGTTGCTCGATCGTCGAGCAGGATGAGACCGGGTACCTCATGGTCTGCCACGCGGTGGGCGTTACCGTGTCGACCGAAGCCGCTCTCCAGTTTGCGAGTCTCCGTCTCGAGCCGCAGGACCTCCTCGCCGGGCTCCCTGATGATTTCTTTGAGGGCGCGTCGGATGTCGCAGGAGCACTGGTCCTTTTCACGCAACTCGGGGCTCGTCTGGTCGAGCTGTCGGGTAGGAGCTCGCCATGCGCCTTCTCGTCGCCCGAAGAAAACGGCCATTCGCCGGATCAGTGACAGGTATCGCCTGGTTCTTCGCTGCACCGCTCTTGCTCGCCTGCGGCGGGACGCAGCCGCAAGCCGAGGAACAAAGCCTTGCGCGGCGTGATGCGGTGCGCCCGGAAGTGGCCGACGCAGGCTTGGACAGTGGGTGGGCGGAGCGCGCAAAGGCGGCACAGCGCGAACTCCTCGAGGAAGCGGCGAAGTACGGGATAATCGGCGAGGCGGAATTCGTTCATTCCGTTTCGATCGAGCTGGATGACCCTGCGAGTCTTGGCCACCTTCAGGCGGCTTGGGCGGCGGCGATTTGGCTCACCGAACGCGGATCCTCCGTGACCCTGGATGCGCATGCCTCACGCTGGCACGAGAGCGACGCCGTCGCCCGCTTGGAGCCTAATCGCGCGTTCGATCTCGACCACGAGGTGAACTTCGTCGCGGAAGCCGACGCCACACCGGGTTTGGGCCACGTGATGCACACGCGCGGGCTCCTAAAATTCGCGCGGCCGGATCTCGTTACCGCCGTAGCCCTTCAGGCTATGACTTCGACGGAGCCGGTGATTCGGCGACTCGCGGAGTGGTTCGTCAATGGCGCGATGGTCGCTCCAGGTCATCGCTTCGACCTTGATGACCATCTGGCTGTTTCCTTCGAACCCTATACGCCAGGAAGGAACGCCCCCGACGTCCACTTGAACAACGACGGCATTTACATGCGCCTCGAGTCGACGGGGACGCAGTCATCCAGTAGAAAGCATCGCTCGGCGCGCTGAGGGGACGGGTTGGACGGGGCTACGCTGCTAAAATCCATGTTTCGGGAGCCGAACAGTTCGGGCGACACGGCGGCGGGAGATCGGCGGACGTCCGCGACGGGTGAGAAGCTCGCATGTGGGGTAACCACTACCGGCGCTGGTGCGATGGCCAATACGGGCGCGCCAGACATGGCCCGCGGCGCACCTCCACCAGGCCATTTTGCCGGAGCCCCGTGTCACGTCGACGGGCGTGAGTGAGCCGGTAGCATATCTTCGTGAGGCAACACGATGGGAAAATGCAGTTGACGCCGAGCATTGGGCCCGACGCTTCTACCGAGACGTCACCACCTGGTTCGGCGGGGGACACCTGGCGAGCCTCGCAAGCCGAAGGGTCGGCGCGATCTGAGCACGCTCGACATCCCCGAAGAGCGAGTCGAGATTCTGGAAGGAGGTGGGCAACTCGAGCCTCACGGTGGGCCTGTCCCCGGACGAGGTGTGGAAGTTTGAACCTGCACCGCGCGCTCAGCGGGTACTTACTGGGAACTCGCAATGACGCGGAGCGTCTGCCTATTTGTGTGTCGATCGACTCTCGGAATAACGAAATGTGCTGTTTGCGCATCTGGCAAATTTTGACAGCTCGTCGCATGGGATCTGACGGGCACGTTAAGAAGATGACAGCACCGACATGCATTCAGCGTGTGCGCTGAACATCGACCATGTCGCGATTCCAGCACCAACGGTGCATCAAAGAAGAGTGGACCTATCTGGCTACAAATTCCGAAGCGAAATGTTCAAGCGTCAGCTCGCTGAAGAAGTGGAGAAAGCAGTCGCCAAAGCGCGCGCCGATGATGTTCTTCTCATCTTGAGCGCGCGCAACATCACGGTGAACGATGCTGTCCGAGCGAAAATTCTCGCATGCACTGAATCTGCTCATCTCGAGCGATGGCTTCGACATGCGGTGACCGCGACGTGCGCAGAAGACATTGTCGCGGAATGGGAGCCCCTGCCGCCCGCACGCGCCGTCGCACGTTGAAGCCAACGTACTTCCCACCGCTGCGCATCGTCGACATCGGAGGAAGAGAGCTCGGTATCGAACCTCGTTTGCCGCAAATCGAGCGCCGAACGAGCCGAAGGTTCCCCGGACGGATTTAGTGCAGTTTGATATCGGCGGCGCTCGTCGCATCAATGTGCTTGCCCGCGACCGCCACCCCGTTGGCCTTCAAATCGAAAGAGAGGATGTCCCAGTAATCGCTTTCCTTGAGCGATCCCGGATTCTTCGGAGGCATGTTCGTCGTGACGAACTGCGCGACGTCCAGGGCTGTTTTGAATTGGTTTTTTCGAAGTTTCTGATTCGGCCGTGGATCCAACGGAAGTGCGTCCTTTCCCACGACGGCAGGACCTTCACGCGTGCCCTGACCGCTCGCTCCGTGGCAGATGGCGCACTGAGCGTCGTAGATCTTCGCGCCACGTGCCGCCTGCACCTCCCCATCATCGGCTGCGGTTGGCGCAGGAGACTCCGCTCCTTCTTGTTTCGCTCCTGCACATCCGAACACGATTGCAGCAGAACAAATGAATAAGAGGAGACCTCGAGGCGTCATGGACGTGTTCCCTTTCTGCCCGCGGACCAACGGAGTCGCCGGGATATACAACGGAGTCGCGAAGAGCGTTCGGGTTCCCGGTCAAGTCGTTTACTGCGTACGAATTCGTTCGAGCACCCCGCCGATGATCCGGTCGCAGCGGGGCCGCTCGAACGCAAATGCACCGCGAGTTGCTGCTTCGAGGCGTTCGACCAGAGACTCCTGAAGAAGCCGCCGCGCGCGGTGAAGCCGTGTCTTGACCGTATCCTCGGGAATTCCCAACGTGGCCGCGGTATCTGCGATGCTCATCTCCTCGACCGAACGTAGAACGAAGACCGTTCGGAATGCGACGGGAAGCGCGTCGATCGCTTCTTCGAGCGCCCCGCGAAGCTCCCTGTCATGCGTGCGTTGTTCAGGACTCCGGTGTTCCACAGCCATGATTTCGTCCTCAGTACCGAACTCATCCTCGATGGATACGTTCTTCTTCCGGCGCCGCAAGCGGGCGAGCGCCTCGTGGACCGCAATGCGCGTCAGCCACGTCGAGAAAGCTGCTCCGCCGCGAAAGTCGCCGAGGTGCGTGTACGCCCGAACGTACGCGTCCTGCATGACGTCCTCAGCTTCATCGTCACTGCGAAGAATCGAACGGGCCGCCCGATAAAGTCGAGTGTTGTTGCGACGCATGATGACCTCGAAGAGGTCCGCCTCTCCACCAAGAATGCGCGCCACGACCTGCTCGTCGCTGCCAAGCTCGCGACGTTCCAAGCTGGGCGGCTCCAGACGGTTCATATGGTCCATCTTTTCTGACCGGAGAGAGTACTGCCAGGGGTGAAAGGTTCCCAACATCGACGCGCCCGGCTCGGACCAGCCCCGCCGATCTTGCGACAGCCTGAAGCGTATGCGATGGCTCCGAGGGAAGGCCACTCGCGCAGGGACCTCCCGAGGAGGGAAGGGGATTTCCTCGGGAGGTCCGGGAGTAAAGAAAACCAGCAACTCGTGTCTGTTATCAAGAAGTTCAAGACCGGCTCGATCGAGCCCTATGTCTATGGCAATGCGAATGGGCCTCGAGTGCTGGACCCAATTAGCAAATTCCGAACTTGGCTGGCGAGATCGAGAGGCGAATACGGCTTCACGAGTACAACGTCAGCTCCGTCGACAGCCGTGGCGCCCATACCGGTGAGGACCGCGATCCGAACGTGCCCCGTGCGCTGGTCCCCGCGAAGGCCCCGTATCAACTGCCAACCGTCCATCACCGGCAAACGAAGGTCTGTTACGACCACGTCCGGAACCTCTTCAAAGGCCCGGTTCAGAGCTTCCTCGCCATCCCCCGCTTGCGTCACTCGAAATCCTGCGCGCTTCAAAGCAAAGGCAAATGGCATGCGGCTGTCTTCATGGTCGTCGACCAGCAGGATGTGCGCACGCGTGGACAAGATACCGATTAGACCATAGCAAACCAGGCAATGACACCCTTCTCATGGATTCCCAAGTGCATTGGCAGCACCTCCTGGAGAGTGCTGATCGATAGGTCGCCCGATTCTCCGAGTTATTTGCACCCCGAACGTAAGTAGTCACTGGCGCCGCTTGCTCCAATGTCATGCGATGCTCGAAGGTCCTCCGCCACCGGGCGGGGAGTGCCGCACGGTCGCTCATGAATGCCGGCAGCGCCCGTGGGTCGGCGTTTCGATACTTCCAAATGGACTCGTAACCATCAGGCGGCGCGACGTCCGATCGGGCGCTCCAGGTCCATGTGCGGATAAAATTCTGCTGGTTGGCATGCGACAGCACCCAACTCACGTAAAGCTTGGCTGCAGCCAGGTGCGGGGCGTTCTTGAGGATGGCGGGCGTCTGTGCCCATGTGACCCATGGACCGCTTCTGGGAAGCGAAAAGGCGGCGGTATGGCCGGGCTGCAACATGAGCGGCCCGCCCACACCGAAGGCGGCCGCATACGAACCATTGCGGACCAGATCGCCCGCATCTTGTGTGCCGCGAACGAACTTCGGATTC encodes:
- a CDS encoding c-type cytochrome, with amino-acid sequence MQAARGAKIYDAQCAICHGASGQGTREGPAVVGKDALPLDPRPNQKLRKNQFKTALDVAQFVTTNMPPKNPGSLKESDYWDILSFDLKANGVAVAGKHIDATSAADIKLH
- a CDS encoding RNA polymerase sigma factor; this translates as MNRLEPPSLERRELGSDEQVVARILGGEADLFEVIMRRNNTRLYRAARSILRSDDEAEDVMQDAYVRAYTHLGDFRGGAAFSTWLTRIAVHEALARLRRRKKNVSIEDEFGTEDEIMAVEHRSPEQRTHDRELRGALEEAIDALPVAFRTVFVLRSVEEMSIADTAATLGIPEDTVKTRLHRARRLLQESLVERLEAATRGAFAFERPRCDRIIGGVLERIRTQ